From the Cryptomeria japonica chromosome 2, Sugi_1.0, whole genome shotgun sequence genome, one window contains:
- the LOC131868261 gene encoding uncharacterized protein LOC131868261, with the protein MRIPINLNVATNEEFDNVVHLFSTNDNVRNHNKRMLYSLRHPIARNVATKVGSVNAIEDCLDDEINLDLLISNNSRVVLTSNLWTKVSLVNGALGYIRKIVYKPGSAPLEPPTYVMVKFDNYSKMAFDDHHPTTIPIKAIQRDSTLQLPLRLAWALTIHKSQGLTLSKATIDIGPRERIGLTFVVVSRVKSL; encoded by the coding sequence ATGAGAATCCCTATTAATTTAAATGTTGCAACCAATGAGGAGTTTGACAATGTCGTACATTTGTTCTCTACTAATGACAATGTCCGTAATCATAACAAGAGAATGTTGTATTCCTTGAGGCATCCTATTGCACGCAATGTTGCAACAAAGGTAGGAAGTGTTAATGCAATAGAAGATTGTTTAGATGATGAAATTAATCTAGATTTATTGATTAGCAATAATTCAAGGGTGGTGTTGACTTCAAATCTATGGACAAAGGTCAGTCTTGTAAATGGAGCTCTAGGGTATATTAGAAAGATTGTCTACAAACCAGGAAGTGCTCCACTTGAACCACCAACATATGTGATGGTTAAATTTGATAATTATTCTAAAATGGCATTTGATGATCATCATCCAACTACAATTCCAATAAAAGCAATACAAAGGGATAGTACACTTCAATTACCATTAAGATTGGCATGGGCATTGACAATACACAAATCTCAAGGATTAACTCTTTCAAAAGCTACAATTGATATAGGACCAAGAGAAAGAATAGGATTGACATTTGTTGTAGTATCTCGTGTGAAGTCTCTATAA
- the LOC131868268 gene encoding uncharacterized protein LOC131868268 — MDPGPQPEDLAKLTQVEEMLIACVNPILKVTHVIGGQYKYKGHTISFPQNVEQVSNVLPHSIENLPIIIVRRRDRRGTNYHFIVNRDGVYTALKYKVEHEKIYSDVRIDQNALNELPRNFDENIFNKLKSVQMEFDLDVNEITFVGPIMEIDEGNIVEHTTSMASRPPNAQRKMELICAWVNNPNANPTTLIDWPKICASPINEYVTLGLLDMAFPTLFPDGRYDRLEPRMRQVHLHEFVKHLLRYRDHHFGKHPRFGYFMMNMIMRHRAQNSSTLFAKRNLQDIPITINELCQHMESMSQSNLSDRLMQFGTNLRGTRSYWAKCHAELTDTLHQIDTPTIFFTLSAADMYWPNLHALMPGTSPTTSQEAHNWRKNNVIDYPHIVTHYMHLRHTIFGKEILEKGMNVKDYWCRYEWQHRGSSHVH; from the coding sequence ATGGATCCTGGCCCACAACCGGAGGACCTtgcaaaattgactcaagtggAGGAGATGTTAATTGCATGTGTCAACCCAATATTGAAAGTTACACATGTAATAGGTGGTCAATATAAATACAAGGGACACACTATTAGTTTTCCCCAAAATGTGGAGCAGGTTTCAAATGTTTTGCCACATTCGATAGAGAATTTGCCAATTATTATTGTTAGAAGAAGAGATCGGCGTGGCACAAATTACCACTTTATAGTCAATAGGGATGGTGTGTATACAGCACTCAAATACAAAGTAGAGCATGAAAAAATTTACTCAGATGTCAGAATAGATCAAAATGCTCTCAATGAGCTGCCAAGAAATTTTGAtgaaaatatattcaacaaattgaAAAGTGTGCAGATGGAATTTGACTTAGATGTAAATGAAATCACATTTGTGGGTCCCATCATGGAGATTGATGAAGGTAATATAGTTGAGCACACAACGTCAATGGCTTCGAGACCACCTAATGCCCAAAGAAAAATGGAATTAATTTGTGCATGGGTTAATAATCCTAATGCAAATCCAACAACATTGATTGATTGGCCAAAAATTTGTGCATCTCCAATCAATGAATATGTCACATTAGGGTTACTTGATATGGCATTTCCAACATTATTTCCTGATGGTAGATATGACAGGTTAGAACCAAGAATGAGGCAAGTGCACTTGCATGAATTTGTCAAGCATCTATTACGGTATAGGGATCATCATTTTGGTAAACATCCAAGATTTGGATATTTTATGATGAACATGATAATGAGACACCGTGCACAGAATTCATCTACACTGTTTGCAAAAAGAAATTTACAAGACATCCCTATCACCATCAACGAGCTATGCCAGCATATGGAGAGCATGTCACAATCTAATTTATCTGATAGGTTGATGCAGTTTGGAACTAATTTAAGGGGTACCAGATCGTACTGGGCTAAATGTCATGCAGAATTGACAGACACGCTTCACCAAATTGACACTCCTACAATATTCTTCACTCTAAGTGCAGCAGATATGTACTGGCCTAATTTGCATGCATTAATGCCAGGAACATCCCCGACTACTTCACAGGAAGCTCACAATTGGAGAAAGAATAATGTTATTGACTATCCTCATATAGTCACACATTACATGCATTTAAGACATACAATATTTGGAAAAGAGATTTTAGAAAAAGGAATGAATGTCAAAGATTATTGGTGTAGATATGAGTGGCAACATAGAGGTTCATCACATGTGCACTGA